A DNA window from Solanum lycopersicum chromosome 3, SLM_r2.1 contains the following coding sequences:
- the LOC101268858 gene encoding DNAJ protein JJJ1 homolog: MFWSWLLESVLKKVPLPFAAKQPLTDQPKPTSLSFPGITALSSEKRCFYEVLGVNCDCTPNEIRSAFRKLALQRHPDKLVRSGVPEFEATAIFQELVNAYDVLSDAQERASYDSQRSAYQILFSNSDPKNSSNYSGSVPDLSSFFSNSVYSGYSDERKGFYKVYGDLFEKIYHRELNLARKLGTNLPEEAPIMGNMQSPYAQVTAFYNYWLGFATVNDFCQSDVYKSTLASDRNSRRMMEDINKKLRKKAKRDYNVTVRGLAEFVRRRDRRVIEMQMKRNEELEKKNEEGRKRMEELEREKAERARNYVEPEWTRTEELQDGGIEEEESEEEDEEEELYCVVCGKKFKSEKQWRNHEQSKKHKENEKMAALT; encoded by the coding sequence ATGTTTTGGTCATGGCTGTTGGAGTCTGTTCTCAAGAAGGTACCATTGCCGTTTGCAGCCAAACAGCCCCTAACAGACCAACCTAAACCTACTTCTCTTTCTTTCCCGGGGATAACGGCATTGTCGTCGGAGAAAAGATGCTTTTACGAGGTCCTCGGCGTGAACTGCGACTGCACCCCGAACGAGATCAGGTCGGCTTTCAGGAAGCTCGCACTGCAACGCCATCCTGACAAGCTCGTCCGATCCGGCGTGCCGGAATTTGAAGCAACCGCTATATTTCAGGAGCTTGTGAACGCTTACGACGTTCTCTCAGACGCGCAGGAGCGTGCTTCGTACGATTCCCAGCGCTCTGCCTATCAGATACTCTTCTCCAATTCCGATCCAAAGAATTCGTCTAATTACTCCGGTTCCGTTCCCGATCTGTCCTCCTTCTTTTCAAATTCAGTGTATTCTGGATATTCCGATGAGAGGAAAGGATTCTACAAGGTGTACGGTGATCTCTTCGAGAAAATCTACCACCGTGAGTTGAATTTGGCTAGGAAGTTAGGTACAAATTTGCCAGAAGAAGCTCCTATTATGGGAAATATGCAGAGTCCTTATGCTCAGGTTACGGCATTCTATAACTATTGGTTAGGATTCGCTACTGTGAATGATTTTTGTCAGTCAGATGTGTACAAATCGACTTTGGCATCGGACAGAAATTCCAGACGGATGATGGAAGATATTAACAAGAAGCTGAGGAAAAAGGCGAAAAGGGATTACAATGTGACTGTTAGAGGATTAGCGGAGTTTGTTAGAAGGAGAGATAGGAGAGTGATTGAGATGCAGATGAAGAGGAATGAGGAACTtgagaagaaaaatgaagaaggacGCAAGAGAATGGAGGAATTGGAAAGAGAGAAGGCTGAGAGAGCAAGAAATTACGTAGAGCCTGAGTGGACGAGAACAGAGGAATTACAAGATGGAGGCATCGAAGAGGAGGAGTCGGAGGAGGAGGACGAAGAGGAGGAATTGTACTGTGTGGTGTGTGGGAAGAAGTTCAAGAGTGAGAAACAATGGAGAAATCACGAGCAGTCCAAGAAGCATAAGGAAAATGAGAAAATGGCAGCTTTGACATGA
- the LOC101256665 gene encoding DNAJ protein JJJ1 homolog isoform X2 has protein sequence MPMKFCRTHGSGLVYSGYSDKGKGFYKVYGDLFEKIYQHDLNFARKLGTDLPKEAPLMGNLESPYAQVTAFYSYWLGFVTVMDFCWADQYDVMAGPNRKSRRVMEDENKKLRKKARREYNETVRGLAEFVKKRDKRVIDMQMKRNEEMEKKKEEERKRKKELEREKAERARNYVEPEWTKAEELADDGIEEESDEHERKKADENELYCVVCSKKFKSEKQWKNHEQSKKHKEKVAALREAFDEEDDEYSEVVEDGESEELNVADADRTTDLSADDGVNELAEHLEGSTRIQEDELEDDEVQSSDEDETTNYQSASDIKGVADELGLDDDEASVLEAMISGRKSRKNAVPGHSRQTSAKNEASNDEMDFMEYNNLRSTRRNRGGKKQRNRRPQKEEEQEDEARGGDVGSHVNEVDTGVEINSAKNDSSVCQGLSSQSPAETANDHKGDDVSSGNSEKVPSQDTNKKTTTKKDKNNKSKDTTKDAPKGRKQKGKSKSSSNLCDTCGEEFDSRNQLHKHLGSTGHAKLKSR, from the exons ATGCCTATGAAGTTTTGTCGGACGCACGGGAGCGGGCTTG TGTATTCTGGATATTCAGATAAAGGGAAGGGATTTTACAAGGTGTATGGTGATCTTTTCGAGAAAATCTACCAACACGATTTAAATTTCGCGAGGAAGTTAGGTACAGATTTGCCAAAAGAAGCTCCTCTAATGGGAAATTTGGAGAGTCCTTATGCTCAGGTGACTGCATTTTATAGCTATTGGTTAGGATTCGTTACTGTGATGGACTTTTGTTGGGCAGATCAGTATGATGTGATGGCGGGACCTAATAGAAAGTCGAGGAGGGTGATGGAGGATGAGAACAAGAAGCTGAGGAAAAAGGCGCGAAGGGAATACAATGAGACTGTTAGAGGATTAGCAGAGTTtgtgaaaaagagagataagAGAGTGATTGACATGCAGATGAAGAGGAACGaggaaatggagaagaaaaaggaagagGAACGCAAGAGAAAGAAGGAGCTGGAGAGAGAGAAGGCTGAGAGAGCAAGAAATTACGTAGAGCCTGAGTGGACGAAAGCAGAGGAGTTAGCAGATGATGGAATTGAGGAGGAATCGGATGAGCACGAGAGAAAGAAGGCAGATGAGAATGAATTATACTGTGTTGTGTGTTCGAAGAAGTTCAAGAGCGAGAAACAGTGGAAAAATCATGAGCAGTCCAAGAAGCATAAGGAGAAGGTGGCAGCTTTGAGAGAAGCTTTTGATGAGGAAGATGATGAATACAGTGAGGTGGTGGAGGATGGGGAAAGTGAGGAACTAAATGTAGCTGATGCTGATAGAACAACTGATTTATCTGCTGATGATGGTGTGAATGAGTTAGCAGAGCATTTAGAAGGTAGTACACGAATTCAAGAAGATGAGCTCGAGGATGATGAGGTTCAGAGTAGCGATGAAGATGAAACCACTAATTATCAAAGTGCCAGTGATATAAAGGGGGTGGCTGATGAACTTGGATTAGATGATGATGAAGCTAGTGTACTTGAAGCTATGATATCTGGCCGCAAAAGTAGGAAGAATGCAGTTCCAGGCCATAGTCGTCAAACTTCAGCAAAGAACGAAGCTAGTAATGATGAAATGGACTTCATGGAATATAATAATCTTAGAAGTACTAGGAGAAATAGGGGTGGCAAGAAACAAAGAAACAGGAGaccacaaaaagaagaagaacaagaagatgaAGCAAGAGGAGGAGATGTAGGATCTCATGTGAATGAAGTTGATACTGGCGTCGAGATAAATAGTGCAAAAAATGATAGTTCAGTTTGCCAGGGGCTGTCATCCCAGTCTCCAGCAGAAACTGCAAATGATCACAAAGGAGATGATGTTTCTTCAGGAAACAGTGAAAAAGTTCCCAGCCAAGATACAAACAAGAAAACTACCACAAAGAAAGACAAAAACAACAAATCAAAAGATACAACCAAAGATGCACCCAAAGGAAGGAAACAAAAG GGAAAATCGAAATCTTCTAGCAACTTGTGTGATACATGTGGGGAAGAATTCGATTCCAG GAATCAATTACACAAGCATCTAGGATCAACAGGGCATGCTAAACTAAAATCGCGGTGA
- the LOC101256665 gene encoding DNAJ protein JJJ1 homolog isoform X1 yields MASSSEKRCLYEVLGVSRDCTADEIRSAYRKLALQRHPDKLVRSGVPESEATAAFQELVNAYEVLSDARERAWYDSHRSQILFSNSGPGNSSNSGSVPDLFSFFSNSVYSGYSDKGKGFYKVYGDLFEKIYQHDLNFARKLGTDLPKEAPLMGNLESPYAQVTAFYSYWLGFVTVMDFCWADQYDVMAGPNRKSRRVMEDENKKLRKKARREYNETVRGLAEFVKKRDKRVIDMQMKRNEEMEKKKEEERKRKKELEREKAERARNYVEPEWTKAEELADDGIEEESDEHERKKADENELYCVVCSKKFKSEKQWKNHEQSKKHKEKVAALREAFDEEDDEYSEVVEDGESEELNVADADRTTDLSADDGVNELAEHLEGSTRIQEDELEDDEVQSSDEDETTNYQSASDIKGVADELGLDDDEASVLEAMISGRKSRKNAVPGHSRQTSAKNEASNDEMDFMEYNNLRSTRRNRGGKKQRNRRPQKEEEQEDEARGGDVGSHVNEVDTGVEINSAKNDSSVCQGLSSQSPAETANDHKGDDVSSGNSEKVPSQDTNKKTTTKKDKNNKSKDTTKDAPKGRKQKGKSKSSSNLCDTCGEEFDSRNQLHKHLGSTGHAKLKSR; encoded by the exons ATGGCGTCGTCGTCGGAGAAAAGGTGCCTATACGAGGTCCTCGGCGTGAGCCGTGACTGCACCGCCGATGAGATCAGGTCCGCTTACAGAAAGCTTGCGCTGCAACGCCACCCTGACAAGCTGGTTCGATCCGGCGTGCCGGAATCCGAAGCAACAGCTGCATTCCAGGAGCTCGTGAATGCCTATGAAGTTTTGTCGGACGCACGGGAGCGGGCTTGGTACGATTCACACCGTTCTCAGATACTCTTCTCTAATTCCGGTCCAGGGAATTCGTCTAACTCTGGTTCTGTCCCCGACCTGTTCTCCTTCTTTTCAAATTCAGTGTATTCTGGATATTCAGATAAAGGGAAGGGATTTTACAAGGTGTATGGTGATCTTTTCGAGAAAATCTACCAACACGATTTAAATTTCGCGAGGAAGTTAGGTACAGATTTGCCAAAAGAAGCTCCTCTAATGGGAAATTTGGAGAGTCCTTATGCTCAGGTGACTGCATTTTATAGCTATTGGTTAGGATTCGTTACTGTGATGGACTTTTGTTGGGCAGATCAGTATGATGTGATGGCGGGACCTAATAGAAAGTCGAGGAGGGTGATGGAGGATGAGAACAAGAAGCTGAGGAAAAAGGCGCGAAGGGAATACAATGAGACTGTTAGAGGATTAGCAGAGTTtgtgaaaaagagagataagAGAGTGATTGACATGCAGATGAAGAGGAACGaggaaatggagaagaaaaaggaagagGAACGCAAGAGAAAGAAGGAGCTGGAGAGAGAGAAGGCTGAGAGAGCAAGAAATTACGTAGAGCCTGAGTGGACGAAAGCAGAGGAGTTAGCAGATGATGGAATTGAGGAGGAATCGGATGAGCACGAGAGAAAGAAGGCAGATGAGAATGAATTATACTGTGTTGTGTGTTCGAAGAAGTTCAAGAGCGAGAAACAGTGGAAAAATCATGAGCAGTCCAAGAAGCATAAGGAGAAGGTGGCAGCTTTGAGAGAAGCTTTTGATGAGGAAGATGATGAATACAGTGAGGTGGTGGAGGATGGGGAAAGTGAGGAACTAAATGTAGCTGATGCTGATAGAACAACTGATTTATCTGCTGATGATGGTGTGAATGAGTTAGCAGAGCATTTAGAAGGTAGTACACGAATTCAAGAAGATGAGCTCGAGGATGATGAGGTTCAGAGTAGCGATGAAGATGAAACCACTAATTATCAAAGTGCCAGTGATATAAAGGGGGTGGCTGATGAACTTGGATTAGATGATGATGAAGCTAGTGTACTTGAAGCTATGATATCTGGCCGCAAAAGTAGGAAGAATGCAGTTCCAGGCCATAGTCGTCAAACTTCAGCAAAGAACGAAGCTAGTAATGATGAAATGGACTTCATGGAATATAATAATCTTAGAAGTACTAGGAGAAATAGGGGTGGCAAGAAACAAAGAAACAGGAGaccacaaaaagaagaagaacaagaagatgaAGCAAGAGGAGGAGATGTAGGATCTCATGTGAATGAAGTTGATACTGGCGTCGAGATAAATAGTGCAAAAAATGATAGTTCAGTTTGCCAGGGGCTGTCATCCCAGTCTCCAGCAGAAACTGCAAATGATCACAAAGGAGATGATGTTTCTTCAGGAAACAGTGAAAAAGTTCCCAGCCAAGATACAAACAAGAAAACTACCACAAAGAAAGACAAAAACAACAAATCAAAAGATACAACCAAAGATGCACCCAAAGGAAGGAAACAAAAG GGAAAATCGAAATCTTCTAGCAACTTGTGTGATACATGTGGGGAAGAATTCGATTCCAG GAATCAATTACACAAGCATCTAGGATCAACAGGGCATGCTAAACTAAAATCGCGGTGA